The genomic interval AACGCCCCGGACGAAAATTTTGGAACGGTTCGAGGCCGTACCGGCCTGAACCCCGGAGGAAACCATGAACAAAACGCTGTTGTTGCCCTTGCTGATGTTTTCCGTTGCAAGCTGTCGGCCGGCGACGGTCTCCCCCGCGCCGACCGAGGACCCGCTCGCCGGACGGCTGACGTTTGCCGGCTCCACGACGGTGCAGCCGTTGGTTTCGCAGTTGGCGGACGACTTCCGAGCTATGCATCCTCATGTCACCATGGAAATCGCCGCCGGCGGATCGGCGGTGGGGATTCAGGCGGTGCACGACGGGACCGCCGACATCGGAATGGCCTCGCGGAATCTAAGCCCGGAGGAGGCTTCCGGAATCATCCTGCAAAAAATCGCAATCGACGTTCTGGCCATCATCGTCCACCCGGATAATCCGGTTTCCGGGTTGACGCTGGAGCAATTGCGGGATTGCTACCTGGGGCGGATCACCAATTGGAGGGAATTGGGGGGAGCGGACATGCCGATTTTGCCCGTCCAACGGGAGACAAGTTCGGGGTCGCGGGGTGCCTTCGATGAATTGGTGCTTGAAAAGCAGGAGGCTTCCGCTCCCAACCTGGTGACGGCTGTGACGGCCGGGGATATGGCGGCCCGGGTTGCCGGGGAGCCGGGTGCCGTTGGTTATGTCGGCTTCGGGAATTTGGATCCTGCGGTCAAGGCGCTTGCGATTGGGGGAGTTGTTCCGAATCCGGCCAGTGCAAAAGATGGATCCTATCCGCTGATCCGCCCGCTGTTCCTATTAACCGGACCTCTGTC from Anaerolineales bacterium carries:
- a CDS encoding phosphate ABC transporter substrate-binding protein; this translates as MNKTLLLPLLMFSVASCRPATVSPAPTEDPLAGRLTFAGSTTVQPLVSQLADDFRAMHPHVTMEIAAGGSAVGIQAVHDGTADIGMASRNLSPEEASGIILQKIAIDVLAIIVHPDNPVSGLTLEQLRDCYLGRITNWRELGGADMPILPVQRETSSGSRGAFDELVLEKQEASAPNLVTAVTAGDMAARVAGEPGAVGYVGFGNLDPAVKALAIGGVVPNPASAKDGSYPLIRPLFLLTGPLSQPLAQAFIDFVLGAEGQNRIQELGWIPVR